The Syntrophorhabdaceae bacterium genome includes the window ACCGAAAGAGAATCGGCAGGCAGTGTACGCTTACAATCACTGCGACAGCTATGTGAAAGCGGTGTTTGCCTACGCGAAGGCGCTGAGCAAGTGAAGCGGTTCCAGTGTTTCAAGGGCCGGAAACGAGGGGGCGCCGCGGGTTGCTGTGCGGCGCGCCGTTATCGGCCAGCACTCGTTCCAGCGCCTCTACGATCTCCATCCTGATGCGCGTGCCCGCGATACCGTGGAGAATGGCGAGGGCCTCATCACGGGTCCTTGTTTTCTGGTAGGGGCGTTCCGATGTGAGGGCGTCGTAGATGTCCGCAACGGACACGATCTGGGCTCCCAGGGGGATCTGATCGCCTTTGAGCCCCCGGGGATAGCCCCTTCCGTCGAGCCGTTCGTGATGGGCGGAGACATAGTCGATGGCGGGCCCCAGGAAATCGAGGGGCTTGAGGATCTTCACGCCGATGGCGGGATGGCGGTTTATCTCCTTGACAAGGTTCGACGGAAGCTTCCCTTCATGGTCGGCGAAGAGAATGTCCGGGAACCCGATCTTCCCGATGTCGTGAAGAGCGCCGCCGAGGCGGATGTATTCCAG containing:
- a CDS encoding HD domain-containing protein, which translates into the protein GVKNNGYLGPTDPERLQMDTGELEKKLLSIISDIAEGLYSDDIMELTKDHVPDTVRTIAEAVALMMVKVEAREFQLQQLVDELRELNEQIRKNTIASVTAMAHALEARDTYTEGHASRVADLSHAIALKLGVEGEELEYIRLGGALHDIGKIGFPDILFADHEGKLPSNLVKEINRHPAIGVKILKPLDFLGPAIDYVSAHHERLDGRGYPRGLKGDQIPLGAQIVSVADIYDALTSERPYQKTRTRDEALAILHGIAGTRIRMEIVEALERVLADNGAPHSNPRRPLVSGP